One genomic region from Vitis riparia cultivar Riparia Gloire de Montpellier isolate 1030 chromosome 17, EGFV_Vit.rip_1.0, whole genome shotgun sequence encodes:
- the LOC117905112 gene encoding protein EDS1L-like produces MGETLDRIGLSGEVINAAASLAMKAHDSTREPFLLEKPRGLSVAVVAFPGSWLPDDWCAETPFGETTIDAGTFPSLKSLGDDGLARVNGSFLRRFKAILGQSSLAEKVKKVIAEKKQVVFTGYSSGAPVAILATLYLLEKSEPNQSPPRCVTFGSPLVGDRIFGHAVRREKWSDHFVHFVMRYDVIPRIMLAPSSTEHKQILDFFNPRSEFFRKPIDSPLGFYSSVMRNASLVANYDACNLMGCRIPALETLRNFIELSPYRPFGTYIFCTGNGKLVVVRNSNAILQMLFYCAQWTQEEAAGVAQRSLSEHLAYKDEIQESLGMQNVVYLDRLEEIPVSSDGSPATVNTALNDLGLSPQGRLCLQAAGELEKRKSRNQDKIINDYKRRIEEELSKLKKYKEKAETCGLGYYDSFKLNKKEEDFLANVSRLVLAGFWDEMMEMLKAYELPDEFERRKELIQLGKNYLRMVEPLDIANFYRHAKDKETGFYVKKGTRPKRYRYIQNWLEHDEKKPSGSGSESCFWAEVEDLRLKTRSYGSSQEIKQKVQTLEKNLIKWIDDGSLGKDVLLEKSTFVIWWKGLGPEYRSEPESSFISKLIGG; encoded by the exons ATGGGAGAAACACTTGATCGTATTGGATTGAGCGGAGAAGTCATTAATGCAGCTGCTTCTCTAGCCATGAAGGCTCACGATTCCACTCGCGAGCCATTTCTCCTCGAGAAACCCCGTGGCTTATCCGTTGCTGTTGTTGCATTTCCTGGATCTTGGCTTCCCGATGATTGGTGTGCGGAGACACCTTTTGGAGAAACGACGATAGATGCTGGTACCTTTCCTTCACTTAAAAGTTTAGGCGATGACGGACTCGCTCGGGTCAACGGGTCGTTTCTCCGGCGATTCAAGGCAATCTTAGGCCAATCATCACTTGCCGAAAAG GTGAAAAAAGTAATTGCAGAGAAGAAGCAAGTTGTTTTCACCGGCTACTCGTCGGGTGCTCCGGTGGCCATCCTGGCAACTCTATACCTCTTGGAGAAGTCAGAGCCCAATCAGAGCCCACCCCGCTGCGTCACTTTCGGATCCCCCCTCGTCGGTGATCGGATCTTCGGTCATGCTGTCAGACGGGAGAAATGGTCCGACCACTTCGTTCATTTTGTTATGAGATACGATGTGATCCCTCGGATCATGCTTGCCCCTTCATCCACTGAGCACAAACAAATTCTCGATTTCTTCAATCCCAGATCTGAATTCTTCAGAAAACCCATTGATTCTCCTTTAGGTTTCTATTCCAGCGTGATGAGGAATGCATCCTTGGTTGCAAACTATGATGCCTGCAATCTCATGGGATGCAGAATCCCGGCGTTGGAAACTCTAAGGAACTTCATTGAGCTCAGCCCTTATAGACCTTTCGGAACTTACATCTTCTGCACTGGAAATGGAAAATTGGTTGTCGTAAGGAACTCGAATGCAATACTGCAGATGCTGTTTTACTGTGCTCAGTGGACCCAAGAAGAAGCTGCAGGGGTTGCACAAAGAAGCCTATCTGAACACTTGGCTTACAAAGATGAAATACAAGAGAGCTTAGGAATGCAGAATGTAGTCTATCTAGATCGTCTGGAAGAGATTCCAGTGTCTTCAGATGGCAGTCCAGCCACAGTCAACACGGCCTTGAATGACCTCGGCCTG AGCCCACAAGGCAGGCTATGCCTTCAAGCTGCAGGAGAGTTGGAGAAGCGAAAGTCAAGAAATCAGGATAAGATCATCAATGATTATAAGCGAAGGATTGAAGAGGAATTAAGCAAGCTGAAAAAGTACAAGGAAAAGGCTGAGACTTGCGGACTGGGCTACTATGATTCCTTTAAGCTCAACAAAAAAGAAGAGGACTTTCTGGCTAATGTGAGCAGACTTGTGCTAGCTGGTTTCTGGGACGAGATGATGGAAATGTTAAAAGCGTATGAACTTCCGGATGAATTTGAGAGGAGGAAAGAGTTGATACAACTTGGAAAAAATTATCTCCGCATGGTTGAGCCTCTAGATATTGCGAACTTCTATCGACACGCCAAGGATAAAGAGACAGGATTCTACGTGAAAAAGGGGACTCGACCAAAACGATATCGATACATCCAAAATTGGCTCGAGCATGATGAAAAGAAGCCATCTGGATCCGGCTCAGAATCCTGTTTCTGGGCTGAGGTAGAGGACCTCCGCCTTAAAACTAGAAGCTATGGATCCTCTCAAGAAATTAAGCAGAAGGTTCAGACACTGGAGAAAAATCTAATTAAATGGATTGATGATGGATCTTTAGGCAAGGATGTGTTATTGGAGAAGTCCACCTTTGTTATATGGTGGAAAGGCCTTGGTCCCGAGTATAGATCAGAACCTGAATCATCTTTCATTTCGAAACTCATCGGTGGGTAA